The proteins below are encoded in one region of Triticum aestivum cultivar Chinese Spring chromosome 1B, IWGSC CS RefSeq v2.1, whole genome shotgun sequence:
- the LOC123146744 gene encoding uncharacterized protein isoform X3 gives MRPSPRWLSSTPPCSASGSHFIQSGWSAPHLGGSFSPAAHHAQASTTPTPQVTVDKELRSTSHLSPCPGGHGLMLLLLSFRAFLWCIRHSGWCNLFSEVNMLYSPMYLQILSYERGRIQG, from the exons ATGCGCCCATCCCCTCGCTGGTTGAGCTCAACGCCACCTTGCTCTGCCTCCGGCAGTCATTTCATCCAATCTGGCTGGTCCGCTCCCCACCTCGGCGGCTCCTTCAGTCCGGCAGCACACCACGCTCAAGCCTCCACCACCCCAACTCCTCAAG TTACAGTAGACAAGGAGCTCCGCTCTACCTCTCATCTCTCTCCCTGTCCTGGTGGTCACGGGCTGATGTTGCTGCTCCTCTCCTTCAGG GCTTTTCTTTGGTGTATCAGGCATTCAGGCTGGTGTAATTTGTTTTCAGAAGTGAACATGTTGTACAGTCCAATGTATCTACAAATATTAAGTTATG AACGAGGACGGATCCAAGGTTGA
- the LOC123146744 gene encoding putative rRNA 2'-O-methyltransferase fibrillarin 3 isoform X1, protein MIVSNLLFSRTTELLAAFNYVYLKWIWCPGHVELRSDAQIRRVMTSCMRLDTQQIENIEAKISNTRPRCPTEMQPIRAQSLFLDNEDGSKVEYWVWNPFRSKLAAVVLCGVDNIWIVRGITAWGLGRRS, encoded by the exons ATGATAGTTTCCAACTTGCTTTTTAGCAGAACTACAGAACTATTAGCAGCTTTTAATTATGTGTACTTAAAATGGATTTGGTGTCCAGGACATGTGGAGTTGAGATCAG ATGCTCAAATACGCAGAGTAATGACATCCTGTATGCGCTTGGACACCCAGCAGATTGAAAATATAGAAGCAAAGATATCCAATACGAGGCCACGATGCCCGACAGAGATGCAGCCAATACGCGCCCAATCTTTATTTCTTGAT AACGAGGACGGATCCAAGGTTGAGTACTGGGTGTGGAACCCCTTCAGATCCAAGTTGGCTGCTGTTGTACTCTGTGGTGTGGACAACATCTGGATT GTCCGAGGAATTACAGCTTGGGGACTTGGGAGGCGATCGTAA
- the LOC123146744 gene encoding putative rRNA 2'-O-methyltransferase fibrillarin 3 isoform X2 has protein sequence MIVSNLLFSRTTELLAAFNYVYLKWIWCPGHVELRSDAQIRRVMTSCMRLDTQQIENIEAKISNTRPRCPTEMQPNEDGSKVEYWVWNPFRSKLAAVVLCGVDNIWIVRGITAWGLGRRS, from the exons ATGATAGTTTCCAACTTGCTTTTTAGCAGAACTACAGAACTATTAGCAGCTTTTAATTATGTGTACTTAAAATGGATTTGGTGTCCAGGACATGTGGAGTTGAGATCAG ATGCTCAAATACGCAGAGTAATGACATCCTGTATGCGCTTGGACACCCAGCAGATTGAAAATATAGAAGCAAAGATATCCAATACGAGGCCACGATGCCCGACAGAGATGCAGCCA AACGAGGACGGATCCAAGGTTGAGTACTGGGTGTGGAACCCCTTCAGATCCAAGTTGGCTGCTGTTGTACTCTGTGGTGTGGACAACATCTGGATT GTCCGAGGAATTACAGCTTGGGGACTTGGGAGGCGATCGTAA
- the LOC123146744 gene encoding uncharacterized protein isoform X4, with protein sequence MDLVSRTCGVEIRVMTSCMRLDTQQIENIEAKISNTRPRCPTEMQPIRAQSLFLDNEDGSKVEYWVWNPFRSKLAAVVLCGVDNIWIVRGITAWGLGRRS encoded by the exons ATGGATTTGGTGTCCAGGACATGTGGAGTTGAGATCAG AGTAATGACATCCTGTATGCGCTTGGACACCCAGCAGATTGAAAATATAGAAGCAAAGATATCCAATACGAGGCCACGATGCCCGACAGAGATGCAGCCAATACGCGCCCAATCTTTATTTCTTGAT AACGAGGACGGATCCAAGGTTGAGTACTGGGTGTGGAACCCCTTCAGATCCAAGTTGGCTGCTGTTGTACTCTGTGGTGTGGACAACATCTGGATT GTCCGAGGAATTACAGCTTGGGGACTTGGGAGGCGATCGTAA